Part of the Pseudarthrobacter sp. NBSH8 genome is shown below.
GGCCGAAGTCACCGTCAACAAGCCCAACGGCGAGCTGAAGGTGCACTCGGATCCGGCTGCCAAACTCCCCGCCGTTGGCGATCGGCAGGCCGTGCCCGGATCACGCCAGCGCCTGCTGGAGCTTGGCCCTGAAGGATTCGCCAAGGCCCTGCGTGAGCAGACCGCCGTGGCCGTCACCGACACCACCTTCCGCGACGCCCACCAGTCCCTGCTGGCCACCCGCGTGCGTACCCGGGACCTCGTGGCCGCCGGACCCGCGGTCACGGCCCTCCTTCCGGAACTCCTTTCCGTTGAGGCCTGGGGCGGCGCAACCTATGACGTTGCGCTGCGCTTCCTCGGCGAGGACCCCTGGGACCGCCTGGCCGCCCTGCGGAAGGCGCTGCCCAACGTCTGCCTGCAGATGCTGCTGCGCGGCCGGAACACGGTGGGCTACACGCCGTACCCGGAGGAGGTGACGGTGGCTTTCGTCAACGAGGCCGCCGCCACCGGTATCGATATTTTCCGCATCTTCGATGCCCTGAACGACGTGAACCAGATGGCCCCCGCCATCCGCGCTGTCCGGGCCACCGGCACAGCTGTAGCCGAAGTGGCCCTGTGCTACACGGGCGACATGCTGAACCCGGACGAGAAGCTGTACACGCTGGACTACTACCTGGAACTGGCCCAGCGGATTGTGGATGCCGGCGCGCACATCCTTGCCATTAAGGACATGGCCGGGCTGCTCCGCCCGGCAGCGGCCGCCAAACTGGTCGCCGCACTGCGCGAACGCTTCGACCTCCCGGTCCACCTCCACACCCATGACACGGCCGGCGGTCAGCTGGCCACCCTGCTGGCGGCCGTCGACGCCGGCGTGGATGCTGTTGACGTTGCCTCCGCCTCGCTGGCCGGGACCACCAGCCAGCCGTCCGCCTCCGCCCTTGTGGCGGCGCTGGCGCACACCCCGCGGGACACCGGCTTGAGCCTTGACGCCGTCAGCTCCCTTGAGCCGTACTGGGAAGCCGTGCGCCGCGTCTACGCGCCGTTCGAGTCAGGCCTTCCGGGCCCCACCGGCCGTGTCTACCAGCACGAAATCCCGGGCGGCCAGCTCTCCAACCTGCGCCAGCAGGCCATGGCTCTGGGGCTGGGGGAGCGCTTCGAAGCGATCGAGGACATGTACACCGCGGCGGACCGGATCCTGGGCCGCCTGGTGAAGGTCACGCCGTCGTCCAAGGTGGTGGGAGACCTCGCCCTGCACCTCGTGGGCCTCAACGCAGATCCGGCGGACTTCAACGAAAACCCGCAGAACTACGACATCCCCGACTCCGTCATCGGCTTCCTGTCCGGCGAACTTGGGGACCCGCCCGGAGGATGGCCGGAGCCCTTCCGCACGAAGGCGCTCAAGGGCCGCAGCATCAAGGTCCGCGATGCTGACCTCAGCCCCGAGGACAGCGCCGCGCTCCAGGGTGATTCCAAGACCCGCCAGAACACGCTGAACCGCCTGCTCTTCGAGGGCCCCACCAAGGATTACCTCAAGAGCGTGGAGACTTACGGCAACATTTCCGTCCTCGACACCCGCGATTACCTTTACGGCCTTCAGCGCGGCGCCGAGCACGAGATCCAGTTGGAGAAGGGTGTCCGGCTGATCGCCTCGCTGGAAGCCGTTTCCGAGCCCGACGAGAAGGGCATGCGCACGGTGATGTGCACGCTCAACGGCCAGTCCCGCCCTGTTGTGGTCCGTGACCGCTCCGTGGTGAGCAACGTCAAAGCCGCCGAGAAGGCAGACCCGGCCCAGCCCGGCCACGTTGCCGCGCCGTTCGCCGGCGCCGTCACCGTGACCGTGAAGGCCGGCGACACGGTCAATGCCGGCGACACGGTGGCCACCATCGAAGCGATGAAGATGGAAGCCTCCATTACGACGCCGGTGGCGGGCAAAGTCTCGCGGCTCGCCATCTCCGCCGTGGAGCAGGTCCAGGGCGGGGACCTCCTCCTGGTCGTAGAGCAGGGCTAAGGAATCCAGGCTTAAAGGGAGGGGCCCTCCCGGCGGAAGTTTCCACTTCCGCCGGGAGGGCCCCTCATTTTGCAGTGCCGCTTAGACGCGCGGCGCGCCGTACATTTCCTCGATGACCGTCTCGAAGTCCTTCATCACCTGCGCCCGCTTCACCTTCATGGACGGCGTCAGATGGCCGGACGCTTCCGTGAAGTCCGAAGCGACGATCCGGAATGACTTGATGGCCTCCGCCTGCGACACCGAGGCGTTGGCCTGCGTGATGAGGTCCTGCACGGCGGCCTTGACCACAGGGCTCTCGACCGCCTCGTCAAGCGTGGTGGTGGCGGGCAGCCCGTGCCGCTGGAGCCAGCCCGGCAGGGCTTCCTGGTCCAGGGTCACCAGGGCGCCGATGAACGGCCGGTTGTCGCCCACCACCAGGACCTGGGAGACCAGTGCATCCGCCCGGATCTGGTCCTCCAGCAGGGCCGGAACCACGTTCTTGCCGCCCGCCGTGACAATGATTTCCTTCTTGCGGCCGGTGATCCACAGGAAGCCGTTCTCGTCGAGCCTTCCGATGTCGCCGGTGCGGAACCAGTCATCGGCAAACGTATCGGCCATCAGGTCTTCGCGTTGGTAGTAGCCGCGCATCACGCAGACACCCTTGGCCAGGATCTCGCCGTCTTCGGCGATCTTGACGGAGTTGCCCGGCAGCGGCTTGCCGACGGAGCCGATCTTGATCAGGGCGGGGGTGTTGACCGAAATGGGGGCGGTGGTCTCGGTAAGGCCATACCCTTCAAGGATCTGCAGGCCGATGCCCTGGAAGAAGTGCCCCAGCCGTTCCCCAAGCGGGCCGCCGCCGGACACGGCATGGGCCACGTTGCCGCCCATGGCCGCGCGCAGCTTGCCGTAGACGAGTTTGTCGAACACCGTGTGCTTGAGTTTCAGCCCCAGGCCAACGTGCCCGGCCTGGCGGGCTTTGGAGAACGCGATGGCGGTCTCCGTGGCCTTGTGGAAGATGGCACCCTTGCCGCCGTCCTCTGCCTTTGTCAGGGCCGAGTTGTAGACCTTTTCGAAGACGCGCGGCACGGCCAGGATGAACGTGGGCTGATAGCTCTGCAGATCGGCCAGCAGGTTCTTGATGTCCGGGGTGTGCGCCACCGTGGCGCCGGCGGCCACTGCCAGCACCGAAATGAACCGTGCAAAGACGTGGGCCAACGGCAGGAACATGATGGTTTTGGCCTGCTCGTTGACCACGTCGCCAAGCAGCGCCAGGGCGTTGTCGGACAGTTCAACGAAGTTGCCGTGGGTCAGCTCGCAGCCCTTCGGCCGGCCGGTGGTGCCCGAAGTGTAGATGAGGGTGGCCACGTCGCTGAGCTGTGCCGTTGAGCGGCGGGCCTCCAGGTCGGCGTCGCTGACGTCCCGGCCCGCCTCACGGACGGCGTCCAGTCCGCTGCCTTCGAGTTGCCAGACGTGCTGGAGGGCGGTGAGGCCTTCGGACGTGGCAGCCTGCCGGATGATGTCCTCATGGTGGGCGGCCTCGCCGAATGCGGCAACCGCCCCGGAGTCACCGAGGTTCCAGGCAACCTGCGACGGCGATGAGGTCTCGTAGATGGGCACCGAGACGGCGCCGGCGAACCAGATGGCAAAGTCGATGAGCGCCCACTCGTAGCGTGTGCGGGACATGATGCCCACCCGGTCGCCGGCTCCCACGCCACTGGCCATCAGGCCCTTGGCAAGGGCTTGGACATCCGCCAGGAAATCCGTGGCCGAGACGTCCCGCCACGCGCCTGCGGAGTCCAGCCGCGAGAAGAGTGCCGGGTTGCTGGGCTTGGCTGCCTGCCGAAGCACAAGATCGGTGATGTTGGTTTCCGGTGGGACAACAACCAGAGGCGGAACACTGAATTCGCGCACTATAGCTCCTTTGATATCCATAGACCCGCACAGGGTATGCCTAAAGACTAATACGCCCTGTAGCTTGGCCGTGCAGAAACAAACCTACTGGCCAGTAACATAGGAGTCAAAGAGGAGTGCGAAGGCCATGGGCCCGGCCTCCGGTGCTGCCTGCCCCGGGCGCCCTAGAATGAAGCACTATGTATGCAACGCCCCCCGGCGAGCCCGCCGATCCGCTCCGACGTCCAGCCCCTTGGCGGCGGCGGCCGCCGCTGGGATTGAGGGCCCGGCCCAGGCAGGTGGAAACGTTCCGGGAGCACCTGCGGCTCGGGCGCAAGGGGCTGGCGATCGGCATCGATATCGGCGGCACCAAGGTCGCCGCCGGCGTGGTAGACGCCGACGGTAGGATTCTGAGCGAGGCCCGGCGGTCGACCCCAGGCAGCGACCCGCGCGCTGTGGAGCAGGTCATCGTCGAGCTCGTGGACGAATTGGGAGCCGGCCACAGGGTCTGGTCGGTGGGCATCGGTGCGGCCGGTTGGATGGATCTGGATGGCGGAACAGTGCTTTTCAGTCCGCACCTCGCCTGGCGCAACGAGCCGTTGCGGGCAAACCTTGAGCGCCTCCTGCGACGCCCTGTGCTACTGACGAACGACGCCGACGCCGCGGCCTGGGCGGAATGGCGCTTTGGTGCGGGGCAGGGGGAGGACCGGCTGGTGTGCATCACCCTCGGCACCGGTATCGGCGGCGCCATGGTGATGGACGGGCGGGTGGAGCGCGGCCGGTTTGGTGTAGCCGGCGAATTCGGCCACCAGATCATCATGCCCGGCGGGCAGCGTTGCGAGTGCGGGAACCGGGGCTGCTGGGAGCAGTACGCTTCGGGTAACGCCTTGGGCCGGGAAGCGAGGATCCTGGCGCGTGCCAATTCGCCGGTTGCCCAGGAACTGCTGGCCACCGTCGGCGGCGACGCAGAGCAGATCACCGGGACGATTGTCACCGAACTGGCACTCGCCGGTGACGCGGCCTGCCGCGAACTCCTTGATGAAGTGGGCGAATGGCTGGGCCTGGGACTGGCGAACCTGGCAGCATCGTTGGATCCCGGACTGTTTGTGATCGGCGGGGGACTCTGCTCGGCAGGTGACCTGCTGGTGGAGCCCGCCCGTAAAGCCTTCGCCCGGAATCTTACCGGCCGGGGCTTCCGTCCGGCGGCCGGAATCGAGCTGGCAGCGCTCGGGCCAAACGCGGGGCTCATCGGAGCGGCCGATCTGTCCCGGGTCAGCAGCCGCATGCGGTGACGGACGCTTCTTAGACGCGGGCGCCGTCGTCGTTCTCGTCTTTTTCCTGGGGCAGCTTCATGATCAGGTAAACAACGGCGAGGATGAACGCTGCCACCATGCCCACAATCGCAAGCAGTGGCGCGGACCGCCAGAACATAGCGGCCAGGAGCAAGGCAAGGGGCGCACCGATGGCACCGAGCCAGGCCAGCATGGTCAGGGGATCCGTCCCGGCAAGGCTTGGCGGTTCTTCCGGCACGAAGTCCCCGGCGTCGTCCTCCACGGCATAGTCACGCGGGCCGAAGGCCTCGTTGCCACCCTCGCCGTAACCAGCGGTACCTTCGCCGGCCTGCGCACCGTCACCGGCGCCGGACGTTGCCGCCTGCCGTTCGGCTGCGGTCAGTTCGGTAGGGGCTGTGCCCGCCAGGCCCAGCGGATCAAAGTCGCGGAACGTCGCGGACCTGCCAGCCCCGGCCGCGGCGTCCGGGCCTGGTAAATCAGGAGTTTTCGCGTCAGGGTCCGGGGCATTCGGGCCGGGGGAGCTGGCACCCGCCGGGACTGTGCCGGTAGGTGCTCCGGGCTTTTCTTCGAGCCGGGCCACCAGGTCCAGCCACACTGCATCGTCCTGGTTTGCGCTTTGGTCCTGTGAACCGGAGTCGGGCCTATTCATGGGCGGTACCCTCCTGGACCCGGGCTGCTGCCGTGCCGGCAACCACTGCCCGGATGAAGTCGGCAGATCCTCGGAAAATCTCCTCAGCGTCGTTATCAAGCGTTGCCACGTGGTAGCTGTTCTCCAGCGTGGTCAGTGTCAGCGGTGCGTTTGTCAGGCCGCGGCGCAGCGCTGCCACACTGGTGTCCGATACGACGTGGTCCACGGTGGAGCGGAAGACCCGTACGGGCGCGGTGACGCGGGGGAGCAACCGGATGGTGTCCTTGAACATCTTGTTCAGCTCATGGGCCGCAGCCACGGGCGTACGGGGGTAGGCGCCCTCGTCCATCCCGGGTTTGAGGATGTCGTTGGCGATGGCCGGAGTACTCTTCAGGACCAGTTTCAGGATGCCGGCCAAGGGCGCTCGGGGATCATCGATAACGAGGCCGGGGTTCACCACGATCACCCCGGCCACGGGCCGGCTGGCCGCAATTCTCAGGGCCAGCGCGCCGCCCATGCTCAGCCCGGCGACGAAGACGTGGTCGCAGTGGGAGTCAAGCTCCAGGTAGGCGTCGTCCAGTGCGCCGTGCCACTGCGGCCAGCGCGTGCGCGCCAGGTCCTGCCAGCTGGTGCCGTGCCCGGGCAGCAGCGGCATGCGTACGGCGAACCCGGCGTCGGCGAACGACTGCGCCCACGCGCGCAGGCCGTGCGGACTGCCCGTAAATCCGTGGGAGAGGGCCACCCCGATCCGGGCTCCGGCGCCGTTGAAGGTGCTGCTGAAAGGGCTGTGGTCCGGTACGCCGGTCATGAAGTCTCCGAGGTGGTGTGAGGTGTGGCCGCGGTTCGGGCTGACGGGGCAGCGGCGGGTGTATGGGCAAGGAAGAAGGCGCTGGAACGGGCAAATATCTCTGGCGCATCAACATCGAGCGTGGCCACATGTCCGCTGTTGTGCAGGTCCACTACTTCCACCAAGTGTGGGCCCAAACGCTGCCGCAGCGTCAGGAGCGAGGTGGCCGGCACCACGACGTCCGACTGGGACTTGAAGACCTGCACCGGGGTGCTGACCTGGTGCAGCCCCCGCGTGGCTGTGCCGAAAAGCTTCTTGAGCTCATGTACGGCTGCCAAAGGCGTCCGCGAATAGTCGCCGTCATTGGTGACGCCCGCCGTCGGCTGTTCCTCCTGGATGGGCAAGGTAGTGCGCTGGAAATACTTGAGCACTCCGATGACATGCACGCGGCGGTCATAGAAGCTAAGGCCGGGATTCACCAGAGAGACGCCAGCTGCGGGATGCCTGGCGGCCGTCAGCAACGCAATGGCGCCGCCCATCGAGAGGCCGGCCACAAAACACTGCTCCGTCCGGGCGCTCAGCTCCAGGTACGCCGATTCGAAAGTCCCGTACCAGTCGCGCCAATTTGAGCGCGCGAGCTGACGCCAATCTGTCCCGTGGCCGGGAAGAAGCGGTACCGACACCGCGAATCCCTGGGCGGCGAGGTGCTCTGCCCAGGGCAAGACGCTCAGGGGGCTGCCGGTGAAGCCGTGGCAGATGGCAATCCCGGTGGTGGCATTGGGTCCGTGGCCGGGGTAGCTGAAAGCGGCAGGCCGGGGCGCGATGCTGCTTTCTGTCATGGCACCA
Proteins encoded:
- a CDS encoding pyruvate carboxylase, which codes for MFSKILVANRGEIAIRAFRASYELGAKTVAVFPNEDRNSIHRQKADEAYLIGEVGHPVRAYLDVAEVVRVAKESGADAIYPGYGFLSENPDLARAAEEAGITFVGPPAEVLELAGNKVAALKAAREAGVPVLKSSEPSKDMDELIAAADEIGFPIFAKAVAGGGGRGMRRVDTREGLPEALQAAMREADAAFGDPTMFLEQAVLRPRHIEVQILADAEGNVIHLFERDCSIQRRHQKVIEIAPAPNLDEGIRQALYRDAVKFAKALNYVNAGTVEFLVDTVGERAGQHVFIEMNPRIQVEHTVTEEVTDVDLVQAQLRIASGETLPDLGLSQETVQLKGAALQCRITTEDPANGFRPDVGKITGYRSAGGAGVRLDGGTVYSGAEISPHFDSMLVKLSCRGRDYPAAVARARRALAEFRIRGVSTNISFLQAVLDDADFIAGNVATNFIDERPQLLKARVSADRGTKLLTWLAEVTVNKPNGELKVHSDPAAKLPAVGDRQAVPGSRQRLLELGPEGFAKALREQTAVAVTDTTFRDAHQSLLATRVRTRDLVAAGPAVTALLPELLSVEAWGGATYDVALRFLGEDPWDRLAALRKALPNVCLQMLLRGRNTVGYTPYPEEVTVAFVNEAAATGIDIFRIFDALNDVNQMAPAIRAVRATGTAVAEVALCYTGDMLNPDEKLYTLDYYLELAQRIVDAGAHILAIKDMAGLLRPAAAAKLVAALRERFDLPVHLHTHDTAGGQLATLLAAVDAGVDAVDVASASLAGTTSQPSASALVAALAHTPRDTGLSLDAVSSLEPYWEAVRRVYAPFESGLPGPTGRVYQHEIPGGQLSNLRQQAMALGLGERFEAIEDMYTAADRILGRLVKVTPSSKVVGDLALHLVGLNADPADFNENPQNYDIPDSVIGFLSGELGDPPGGWPEPFRTKALKGRSIKVRDADLSPEDSAALQGDSKTRQNTLNRLLFEGPTKDYLKSVETYGNISVLDTRDYLYGLQRGAEHEIQLEKGVRLIASLEAVSEPDEKGMRTVMCTLNGQSRPVVVRDRSVVSNVKAAEKADPAQPGHVAAPFAGAVTVTVKAGDTVNAGDTVATIEAMKMEASITTPVAGKVSRLAISAVEQVQGGDLLLVVEQG
- a CDS encoding long-chain fatty acid--CoA ligase, translating into MREFSVPPLVVVPPETNITDLVLRQAAKPSNPALFSRLDSAGAWRDVSATDFLADVQALAKGLMASGVGAGDRVGIMSRTRYEWALIDFAIWFAGAVSVPIYETSSPSQVAWNLGDSGAVAAFGEAAHHEDIIRQAATSEGLTALQHVWQLEGSGLDAVREAGRDVSDADLEARRSTAQLSDVATLIYTSGTTGRPKGCELTHGNFVELSDNALALLGDVVNEQAKTIMFLPLAHVFARFISVLAVAAGATVAHTPDIKNLLADLQSYQPTFILAVPRVFEKVYNSALTKAEDGGKGAIFHKATETAIAFSKARQAGHVGLGLKLKHTVFDKLVYGKLRAAMGGNVAHAVSGGGPLGERLGHFFQGIGLQILEGYGLTETTAPISVNTPALIKIGSVGKPLPGNSVKIAEDGEILAKGVCVMRGYYQREDLMADTFADDWFRTGDIGRLDENGFLWITGRKKEIIVTAGGKNVVPALLEDQIRADALVSQVLVVGDNRPFIGALVTLDQEALPGWLQRHGLPATTTLDEAVESPVVKAAVQDLITQANASVSQAEAIKSFRIVASDFTEASGHLTPSMKVKRAQVMKDFETVIEEMYGAPRV
- a CDS encoding ROK family glucokinase, with the translated sequence MYATPPGEPADPLRRPAPWRRRPPLGLRARPRQVETFREHLRLGRKGLAIGIDIGGTKVAAGVVDADGRILSEARRSTPGSDPRAVEQVIVELVDELGAGHRVWSVGIGAAGWMDLDGGTVLFSPHLAWRNEPLRANLERLLRRPVLLTNDADAAAWAEWRFGAGQGEDRLVCITLGTGIGGAMVMDGRVERGRFGVAGEFGHQIIMPGGQRCECGNRGCWEQYASGNALGREARILARANSPVAQELLATVGGDAEQITGTIVTELALAGDAACRELLDEVGEWLGLGLANLAASLDPGLFVIGGGLCSAGDLLVEPARKAFARNLTGRGFRPAAGIELAALGPNAGLIGAADLSRVSSRMR
- a CDS encoding carboxylesterase, with protein sequence MTGVPDHSPFSSTFNGAGARIGVALSHGFTGSPHGLRAWAQSFADAGFAVRMPLLPGHGTSWQDLARTRWPQWHGALDDAYLELDSHCDHVFVAGLSMGGALALRIAASRPVAGVIVVNPGLVIDDPRAPLAGILKLVLKSTPAIANDILKPGMDEGAYPRTPVAAAHELNKMFKDTIRLLPRVTAPVRVFRSTVDHVVSDTSVAALRRGLTNAPLTLTTLENSYHVATLDNDAEEIFRGSADFIRAVVAGTAAARVQEGTAHE
- a CDS encoding carboxylesterase — translated: MTESSIAPRPAAFSYPGHGPNATTGIAICHGFTGSPLSVLPWAEHLAAQGFAVSVPLLPGHGTDWRQLARSNWRDWYGTFESAYLELSARTEQCFVAGLSMGGAIALLTAARHPAAGVSLVNPGLSFYDRRVHVIGVLKYFQRTTLPIQEEQPTAGVTNDGDYSRTPLAAVHELKKLFGTATRGLHQVSTPVQVFKSQSDVVVPATSLLTLRQRLGPHLVEVVDLHNSGHVATLDVDAPEIFARSSAFFLAHTPAAAPSARTAATPHTTSETS